One region of Chanodichthys erythropterus isolate Z2021 chromosome 17, ASM2448905v1, whole genome shotgun sequence genomic DNA includes:
- the LOC137004371 gene encoding oocyte zinc finger protein XlCOF6.1-like, whose product MEVKEESEELNVVEESQSLSAGGESLNHSQTEENASGNRTRRTKAKKSFACHHCEKSFEVKKCLKSHIRSHSVEKLFTCPQCGRSFTHRNRLKRHLRVHTGEKPYTCPQCGKSFIQKVHLIRHIRVHTGEKPYPCPQCGKSFASGSALRVHLRIHSGERPFNCDQCGKKFISSTHLKCHMNIHADKRPHVCSYCGKSFSWVESFRRHEKAHTGEKDHECLECGKTFATASQLKRHLRVHTKEKPYYCTLCGENFTRASWVGVHMKNHCPKMSQ is encoded by the coding sequence atgGAGGTGAAAGAGGAAAGTGAAGAACTGAATGTAGTGGAGGAGAGTCAGAGTCTTTCAGCTGGAGGAGAATCTCTTAATCACTCACAGACTGAAGAGAATGCCTCAGGAAACAGAACTCGAAGAACAAAAGCCAAAAAGTCTTTTGCATGCCATCATTGTGAAAAGAGTTTTGAAGTTAAAAAATGCCTTAAAAGTCATATAAGATCTCACTCTGTAGAAAAGCTTTTCACTTGCCCACAGTGTGGAAGGAGTTTTACACATAGAAACAGACTTAAGAGACACTtgagagttcatactggagagaaaccgtacacctgtcctcaatgtggaaagagtttcatacAAAAAGTACACCTCATCAGGCACAtaagagttcacactggagagaaaccgtatCCATGCcctcaatgtggaaagagtttcgcTAGCGGATCAGCTCTCAGAGTTCATCTGCGCATTCATAGTGGTGAAAGACCATTtaactgtgatcagtgtggcAAAAAGTTTATTTCATCAACACATCTGAAATGCCACATGAACATTCATGCAGATAAGAGGCCTCATGTGTGTTCGtattgtggaaagagtttttcatgGGTAGAATCGTTTAGACGGCATGAGAAAGCACATACCGGTGAGAAAGACCATGAGTGTTTGGAGTGTGGGAAGACCTTTGCAACAGCTTCCCAATTAAAAAGGCACTTAAGAGTTCATACTAAAGAGAAGCCATACTACTGTACTCTGTGTGGAGAGAATTTTACCCGAGCAAGTTGGGTAGGGGTTCATATGAAAAACCATTGTCCAAAGATGTCACAGTGA
- the LOC137004331 gene encoding zinc finger protein 135-like, with protein sequence MCCTMVKMEFVKEETEDMSNPDPSRIKQEDTEEQIDWIEMKPQRHEINEAEKECHNFKTQRNSKDNKPYICSRCGKSFHYKANLNRHMAVHHGEKPFTCTQCGKSFREKGNLNAHMRIHTGVKPFNCDQCGKHFLSSKHLKQHLKVHSDEKPYVCSLCGKNFSRLDHCKHHQKTHDEVKDHVCSDCGKSFTTADNMKQHQRIHTGEKPYKCSYCDKRFAQSRNLKIHERVHTGEKPYHCTQCEKRFISAKGLSYHLYSHTGEKPFNCDHCDKKFKTSAYLKLHMVVHSDERPHLCPFCGKSFSRLITCKQHQKTHDEVRDHVCCHCGKSFITAGNLKQHQRIHTGEKPYKCSYCDKRFSVSGQMKSHERLHTGEKPYHCTQCEKSFKDGTGFKNHLRIHSGEKPFNCDQCDKKFITSSHLKKHLNVHLDERPYVCSLCGKSFSWLNSFKQHQKTHNELKDHVCCDCGKRFTRVDHLKQHQRIHTGEKPYKCSYCDKSFTYSGQRKSHERSHNEEKP encoded by the exons ATGTGCTGTACTATGGTAAAGATGGAGTTTGttaaagaggagactgaagatATGAGTAATCCAGATCCATCCAGAATAAAACAggaagatactgaggaacaaataG actggATAGAGATGAAACCACAAAGACACGAAATTAATGAAGCAGAAAAGGAATGTCACAACTTCAAAACTCAAAGAAACTCAAAAGATAATAAGCCATACATCTGCTCTcggtgtggaaagagttttcaTTATAAAGCAAACCTTAATAGACACATGGCAGTTCACCATGGAGAAAAACCGtttacatgcactcagtgtggaaaaagtttcagagaaaaaggaaaccttaatgcacacatgagaattcacactggagtgAAACCTTTtaactgtgatcagtgtggtaaacattttctttcatctaaacatttaaaacaacaccTGAAAGTTCATTCAGATGAGAAACCTTATGTGTGTTCTCTCTGTGGAAAGAATTTTTCACGTCTGGATCATTGTAAACATCACCAGAAAACACATGATGAAGTGAAAGATCATGTATGTTCTGactgtgggaagagctttaCTACAGCTGACAATATGAAACAACATcaaagaattcatactggagaaaaaccttacaaatgTTCATATTGTGACAAGAGATTTGCTCAGTCTAGAAACCTGAAAATACATGAgcgagttcatactggagagaagccttaccaCTGTACTCAGTGTGAGAAGAGATTCATAAGTGCCAAAGGTCTCAGTTATCATCTGTACagtcacactggagaaaaaccattTAATTGTGATCATTGtgataaaaagtttaaaacatCAGCATATCTAAAACTACACATGGTAGTTCATTCAGATGAGAGGCCTCACTTGTGTCCTttttgtggaaagagtttttcaagGCTGATCACTTGTAAACAGCACCAGAAAACACATGATGAAGTGAGAGATCATGTGTGTTGTCactgtgggaagagctttaTTACAGCTGGCAATCTGAAACAGCACcaaagaattcatactggagaaaaaccttacaagtgctcatattgtgacaagagattcagtgtgTCTGGACAAATGAAATCACATGAGCGacttcatactggagagaaaccgtatCACTGTACTCAGTGTGAGAAGAGTTTCAAAGATGGAACAGGTTTCAAAAATCATCTGCGCATTCACTCTGGAGAAAAGCCATTTAACTGTGATCAGTGTGATAAAAAGTTTATTACatcatcacatttaaaaaaacacctAAATGTTCATTTAGATGAGAGGCCTTATGTGTGTTCtctctgtggaaagagtttttcatgGCTGAACAGTTTTAAACAGCACCAGAAAACACATAATGAATTGAAAGATCATGTGTGTTGTGACTGTGGGAAGAGATTTACTAGAGTTGACCATCTGAAACAGCACcaaagaattcatactggagaaaaaccttacaagtgctcaTATTGTGACAAGAGTTTCACGTATTCTGGACAACGGAAATCACATGAGCGAAGTCATAATGAAGAGAAGCCGTAG
- the LOC137004354 gene encoding zinc finger protein 235-like, with protein sequence MEFKEETEDMNDPEPSRIKHEDTEKQIDWIEMKPQRHKRNDAEKECHNITTQRTKANKHTCSQCGKSFQNKGDLNVHMRVHTGEKPYTCTQCGKHFQNKGNLNKHTRVHTGEKPYTCSQCGKSFRQRGNLNAHMRIHTGVKPFNCDQCGKHFQLSKHLKQHLKVHSDERPYVCSFCGKRFSRLDNCKQHQKTHDEVKDHVCSNCGKSFTRAENLKQHKRIHTGEKPFKCSYCDKSFTLTGRLKIHERVHTGEKPYHCTQCEKRFISAKGLRYHLYIHTEEKPFNCDHCDKKFKTLSNLNLHLKVHSDERPHLCPFCGKSFSRLITCKLHQRIHTGEKPYKCSYCDKRFTHSGNLKTHERLHTGEKPHCCTQEGVSHNEKL encoded by the exons ATGGAGTttaaagaggagactgaagatATGAATGATCCAGAACCAtccagaataaaacatgaagatactgagAAACAAATAG actgGATAGAGATGAAACCACAAAGACACAAACGTAATGATGCAGAAAAGGAATGTCACAACATCACAACTCAAAGAACAAAAGCTAATAAGCAcacctgctctcagtgtggTAAGAGTTTCCAAAATAAAGGAGACCTAAATGtacacatgagagttcacactggagagaaaccataTACATGTACTCAGTGTGGAAAGCATTTCCAAAATAAAGGAAACCTTAACAAACACAcaagagttcacactggagagaaaccatatacatgctctcagtgtggaaagagtttcagacaaAGAGGAAACCTTAATgcacacatgagaattcacactggagtgAAACCATTtaactgtgatcagtgtggtaaacattttcaattatctaaacatttaaaacaacactTGAAGGTTCATTCAGATGAGAGGCCTTATGTGTGTTCTTTCTGTGGAAAGAGATTTTCGCGACTGGATAATTGTAAACAGCACCAGAAAACACATGATGAAGTGAAAGATCATGTGTGTTCGAactgtgggaagagctttaCTAGAGCTGAAAATCTGAAACAGCACaaaagaattcatactggagaaaaaccttttaAATGCTCATATTGTGACAAGAGTTTCACTCTGACTGGACGGCTGAAAATACATGAgcgagttcatactggagagaagccgtaccaCTGTACTCAGTGTGAGAAGAGATTCATAAGTGCCAAAGGTCTCAGATATCATCTGTATATTCACACTGAAGAAAAACCATTTAACTGTGATCATTGtgataaaaagtttaaaacattATCAAATCTAAACCTACACCTGAAAGTTCATTCAGATGAGAGGCCTCACTTGTGTCCTttttgtggaaagagtttttcaagGCTGATCACTTGTAAACTGCACcaaagaattcatactggagaaaaaccttacaagtgctcatattgtgacaagagattcactCATTCTGGAAACCTGAAAACACATGAGCGacttcatactggagagaagccacatTGCTGCACTCAGGAGGGAGTTTCACACAATGAAAAACTCTAG
- the LOC137005189 gene encoding zinc finger protein 271-like: protein MFGMDSITAKSTQITRWRKCAFKAIYKLPEDVKEEDDGPEKKYKSKQLTFMCRTIVKMEFVKEEIEDMSDPEQSRIKHEDTEEQIDWIKVKLNEAEFEKQSIKTQRKDNKLHTCSQCGKSFRQKAHLKTHIRIHTGEKPFTCTQCGKSFKCTRALSHHLRVHSGEKPFNCDQCGKDFFSSSNLKQHLIVHSDEKPYVCSLCKKSFSRLDHFKRHEKTHNNVRDHVCFDCGKSFTTAGNLKQHQRIHTGEKPYKCSYCDKSFTVPGNLKIHERLHTGEKPYNCTQCGKSFISAKSLSYHLYIHTEDKPFNCDHCDKKFNSSSHLKQHLKVHSNERPHLCSFCGKKAHTGEKLYKRSYCDETFTHSGHLKSHERVHTGEKPYKADSQLFQHPSTSPNSTFISADLVSLPQQFTNKYWEYSHHPTREGQTPGVAAEICVKMEFIKEEIEDPEPPRIKHEDTEEQIDQMEVMEQKHKLNEGDEKHDFKTQETKAKKLHTCSQCGKSFQDKRNFNRHMRVHTGEKPFTCTQCGKSFTQSSSLSNHLFLHSGEKPFNCDHCGKDFISSSNLKKHLKIHSNERPYVCSLCGKSFSRLNSFNLHQKTHNEVRDHVCSECGKSFTTSSHLKQHQIIHTGEKPYKCSSCDKSFTRSGQLKIHERVHTGEKPYHCTQCGKRFKDATGLKIHLRIHSGEKPFNCDQCDRKFISSSHLKKHLKGHSDERPHLCSLCGKSYSRLDHFKLHQKSHNDVKDHLCCDCGKSFTTADNLKQHQRIHTGEKPYKCSYCDKSFALSGNMKSHERLHTGEKPYCCSQCEKSFRHLSSLHAHINKCFK from the exons ATGTTTGGGATGGACAGCATTACTGCAAAATCAACCCAAATTACCAG ATGGCGCAAATGCGCCTTTAAAGCTATTTACAAACTACCAGAAGACGTAAAAGAAGAAGACGATGGTCCTGAGAAGAAATACAAGAGCAAACAACTGACATTTATGTGCCGTACTATTGTAAAGATGGAGTTTGTTAAAGAGGAGATTGAagacatgagtgatccagaacaatccagaataaaacatgaagatactgaggaacaaataG acTGGATCAAAGTGAAACTGAATGAAGCAGAGTTTGAAAAGCAGAGCATCAAAACTCAAAGAAAAGATAATAAGCTGCAcacctgctctcagtgtggaaagagtttcagacaaAAAGCACACCTTAAGACACATataagaattcacactggagaaaaaccgtttacatgcactcagtgtggaaagagttttaaatGTACCAGAGCTCTCAGTCATCATCTGCGCGTTCACTCTGGAGAAAAACCATTtaactgtgatcagtgtggtaaagattttttttcGTCATCAAATCTAAAGCAACACCTGATAGTTCATTCAGATGAGAAGCCTTATGTGTGTTCTCTCTGTAAAAAGAGTTTTTCAAGACTGGATCATTTTAAACGGCATGAGAAAACACACAATAATGTGAGAGATCATGTGTGCTTTGACTGTGGCAAGAGCTTTACAACAGCTGGAAATCTGAAACAGCACcaaagaattcatactggagaaaaaccatACAAGTGCTCATATTGTGACAAGAGTTTTACTGTGCCTGGAAACCTGAAAATACATGAGCGACtccatactggagagaagccatacAACTGTActcaatgtgggaagagtttcataAGTGCCAAAAGTCTCAGTTATCATCTGTACATTCACACTGAAGATAAACCATTTAATTGTGATCATTGTGATAAAAAGTTTAACTCATCATCACATCTAAAACAACACCTGAAAGTTCATTCAAATGAGAGGCCTCACTTGTGTTCTTTCTGTGGAAAGAAAGctcatactggagaaaaactTTACAAGCGCTCATATTGTGATGAGACTTTTACTCATTCTGGTCACCTAAAATCACATGAGCgtgttcatactggagagaagccgta TAAAGCAGAC tctcagctgttccagcatccctccacctccccaaactccaccttcatctcag CAGATCTGGTGTCCCTCCCACAACAATTCACCAATAAATACTGGGAATATTCACATCATCCTACAAGAGAAGGACAAACTCCAGGTGTAGCAGCTGAAATCTGTGtgaagatggagtttattaaagaggagattgAAGATCCAGAACCACccagaataaaacatgaagatactgaggaacaaataG acCAGATGGAAGTGATGGAGCAAAAACACAAACTTAATGAAGGGGATGAGAAACATGACTTCAAAACTCAAGAAACAAAAGCCAAAAAGCTGCACACCTGCtcacagtgtggaaagagcttcCAAGATAAAAGAAACTTTAACAgacacatgagagttcacactggagaaaaaccgtttacatgcactcagtgtggaaagagttttactCAATCATCAAGTCTCAGTAATCATCTGTTCCTTCactctggagaaaaaccttttaactgtgatcactgtggtaaagattttatttcatCATCAAATCTAAAAAAGCACCTGAAAATTCATTCAAATGAGAGGCCTTATGTGTGTTCtctctgtggaaagagtttttcacgaCTGAACAGTTTTAATTTGCACCAGAAAACACATAATGAAGTGAGAGATCATGTGTGTTCAgagtgtgggaagagctttacTACATCTAGTCATCTGAAACAGCACCAAataattcatactggagaaaaaccttacaagtgctcaTCTTGTGACAAGAGTTTCACTCGGTCTGGACAACTGAAAATACATGAgcgagttcatactggagagaagccgtaccaCTGTACTCAGTGTGGAAAGCGTTTCAAAGATGCAACAGGTTTAAAAATTCATCTGCGCATTCACTCTGGAGAAAAACCATTTAACTGTGATCAGTGTGATAGAAAGTTCATTTCGtcatcacatttaaaaaaacacctgaaagGTCATTCAGATGAGAGGCCCCACTTATGTTctttgtgtggaaagagttatTCAAGGCTGGATCATTTCAAACTGCACCAGAAATCACATAATGACGTGAAAGATCATTTATGTTGTGATTGTGGGAAGAGCTTTACAACAGCTGACAATCTGAAACAGCACcaaagaattcatactggagaaaaaccttacaagtgttcatatTGTGACAAGAGTTTCGCCCTGTCTGGAAACATGAAATCACATGAGCGACTTCATaccggagagaagccgtacTGCTGTTCTCAGTGTGAGAAGAGTTTTAGACATTTATCAAGTCTTCACgctcatattaataaatgttttaagtgA
- the LOC137004353 gene encoding zinc finger protein 235-like, which yields MEFIKVEIEDMSDLEPSRLKDEETEEQIDQMEVMEQKHNLNEVKEEKHDLKTQGTKAKNLHTCSQCGKSFRQKGNLKTHLRVHIGEKPFTCTQCGKSFTNKATLNVHIRVHTGEKPYTCNQCGKNFISSSQLKKHMKVHSDERPYVCSFCGKRFSRLDYFKLHQKSHDGVRDHVCCDCGKSFITADSLKQHQRIHTGEKPYKCSSCDKSFTQSGRLKRHDRVHTGERPYHCTQCEKTFKDGTGFKNHLLRHSGEKPFNCDQCGAKFILSSHLKRHLKVHSDERPYVCSLCGMTVFGLMNFKQHKKTHNKGRDHVCLDCGKSFTRSDCLKLHQRIHTGEKPYKCSYCDKNFNQYGHLKSHERVHTGEKPYHCTRCGKSFSHSSSRNKCCK from the exons atggagtttattaaagtggAGATTGAAGACATGAGTGATCTAGAACCATCCAGATTAAAAGatgaagaaactgaggaacaaaTAG ATCAGATGGAGGTGATGGAGCAAAAGCACAATCTGAATGAAGTTAAAGAGGAGAAACACGACTTAAAAACTCAAGGAACAAAGGCCAAAAATCTGCACACCTGCtcacagtgtggaaagagtttcagacaaAAAGGAAACCTAAAGACACACTTGAGAGTTCACATTGGAGAAAAACCGtttacatgcactcagtgtggaaagagtttcacaaatAAAGCAACCCTTAATGTACACAtaagagttcacactggagagaaaccataTACATGcaatcagtgtggaaaga attttatttcatCATCACAGctaaaaaaacacatgaaagttCATTCAGATGAGAGGCCTTATGTGTGTTCTTTCTGTGGAAAGAGATTTTCACGGCTGGACTATTTTAAACTACACCAGAAATCACATGATGGAGTGAGAGATCATGTGTGTTGTGactgtgggaagagctttaTTACTGCTGACAGTTTGAAACAGCACcaaagaattcatactggagaaaaaccttacaagtgctcaTCTTGTGACAAGAGTTTCACTCAGTCTGGACGCCTGAAAAGACATGAccgagttcatactggagagaggCCGTATCACTGTACTCAGTGTGAGAAGACTTTCAAAGATGGAACAGGTTTCAAAAATCATCTGCTTCGTCACTCTGGAGAAAAGCCATTtaactgtgatcagtgtggtgcAAAGTTTATTTTATCATCACATCTAAAACGACACCTGAAAGTTCATTCAGATGAGAGGCCTTATGTGTGTTCTTTGTGTGGAATGACTGTTTTTGGGCTGATGAATTTTAAACAGCACAAGAAAACACATAATAAAGGAAGAGATCATGTGTGTTTGGACTGTGGGAAGAGTTTTACAAGATCTGACTGTCTGAAACTGCACcaaagaattcatactggagaaaaaccttacaagtgctcaTATTGTGACAAGAATTTCAATCAGTACGGACACCTGAAATCACATGAGCGAGTTCATACCGGAGAGAAGCCGTATCACTGTACTcggtgtggaaagagttttagcCATTCATCAAGCAGGAATAAATGTTGCAAGTGA
- the LOC137004372 gene encoding zinc finger protein 239-like yields MEFIKEEIEDMSISEPSRIKDEDTEEQIDQMEVMDQKHKLNEVEEKHDFKTQGTKAKKLHTCSQCGKRFQNERNLNRHIRIHTGEKPFTCTQCGKSYAGESGLRYHLLLHSGEKPFNCDQCGKDFISSSNLKAHLKVHSDERPYVCSFCGKGYSRLDHFKLHQKAHNKVKDHVCLECGKSFTTADNLKQHQRIHTGEKPYKCSYCDKSFTLSGNLKSHERVHTGEKPYYCTQCGKSFRHLSGLHTHMKKCYK; encoded by the exons atggagtttattaaagaggagattgAAGACATGAGTATTTCAGAACCATCCAGAATAAAAgatgaagatactgaggaacaaataG accAGATGGAGGTGATGgatcaaaaacacaaactgaatgaagtggaggagaaacatGACTTCAAAACTCAAGGAACAAAAGCCAAAAAGCTGCACACCTGCTCGCAGTGTGGAAAGAGATTCCAAAATGAACGAAACCTTAACAGACACAtaagaattcatactggagaaaaaccgtttacatgcactcagtgtggaaagagttatGCTGGTGAATCAGGTCTCAGATATCATCTGCTCCTTCACTCTGGAGAAAAACCATTtaactgtgatcagtgtggtaaagattttatttcatCGTCAAATTTAAAAGCACACCTGAAAGTTCATTCAGATGAGAGACCTTATGTGTGTTCTTTTTGTGGAAAGGGTTATTCCAGGCTGGATCATTTTAAACTTCACCAGAAAGCACACAATAAAGTGAAAGATCATGTGTGTTTGgagtgtgggaagagctttacTACGGCTGACAATTTGAAACAGCACcaaagaattcatactggagaaaaaccttataAGTGCTCATATTGTGACAAGAGTTTCACTCTGTCTGGAAACCTGAAATCACATGAgcgagttcatactggagagaagccatacTACTGTACTCAGTGCGGGAAGAGTTTTAGACATTTATCAGGCCTTCACACTCATATGAAAAAATGTTACAAGTAA